Below is a genomic region from Streptomyces sp. RPA4-2.
GTGCGGGCGGCCTTCGTGCGCCGTGAAGATCCGCTCGGCCGCGGTGAAGTACGCCTGGTAGGGCGTACCCCGGAACATGTGTACGGCGATGTAGGCGGTCTCCCGGCCGGACGCGGTGGACAGCGTGATGTCGTCCGCGGGGGCGGTGCGCACCTCGACGGGGAAGCTGACCCGCAGGGCGGAACGGTCCACCATCGTCTTCAGCTCGCGCAGGGTGTCGACGAGGGCCTCGCGCGCGACCGCGTACTCCATCTCCACGAAGCGCACCCGGCGTGGGGAGGTGAAGACCTTGTAGGGGATGTCGGTGTACGTCCGCGCGGAGAGCGCGCGGCTGGAGATCTTCGCGATCGCCGGGATGGCGGCGGGCGCGGCGCGGCCGAGCAGATTGGCCACCTGGAAGACGCCGTTGGAGAGGAACTCGTCCTCGATCCAGCCGCCGAGCCGTCCGACGGGCCTCTCGGGACCGGCGCTGCGGTTGTTGCGCTTGGTGTTGCAGTTGCCGGTGTGGGGGAACCAGTAGAACTCGAAGTGCTCGTTCTCGGCGAACAGTTCGTCGAAGTCGGCGGTGACCCGGTCGAAGGTCATCGGCTCCTCGCGGGCCGTGAGCAGGAACAGGGGCTCCACGGAGAGGGTGATCGCCGTGACGACCCCCAGGGCGCCTATGCCGAGCCGGGCGGCCGCGAAGACCTCGGGGTTCTCCTTCTCGGAGCAGGTCAGGACCGAGCCGTCCGCCGTGACCAGCTCAAGGCCCTTGATCTGGGCGGCGATCGAGGCCGAGTCGCGTCCCGTGCCGTGCGTTCCGGTGCTGGTCGCCCCCGACACCGTCTGCTCCATGATGTCGCCCATGTTCGTGAGCGACAGTCCCTCGCGCGCGAGTGCCACGTTGAGGCGCTTGAGCGGGGTGCCCGCCTCGACGGTGACGGTGCCCGCCTCGCGGTCGAGGGCGCGGATGCCGGTCAGCAGCTGAGGGCGGATCAGTACGCCGTCGGTCGCGGCGGCGGCGGTGAAGGAGTGCCCGGTTCCGACGGCCTTCACCTTCAGGCCCTCGTCCGCGGCCGCGCGGATGGCGGCGGAGAGCTCTTCGACCGAGGCGGGGGTGACCTCCCGTACGGGACGGGCGGTTACGTTCCCCGCCCAGTTACGCCACGTGCCGCTCTTCCCGCTCACTGTGGTGCTCATGGGTCCCCTCCCGCTGCGGAACCGGCCTGTTCAGCCGGCGATACCCGAGGAAACCGACCGCGACCGCGACGGCCCCGGCCACCGCCGGAACCCCGTACCCGGCCTTCGCGCCGGCGGCGTCGATCACCCAGCCGGCCACGGAGGAGCCGAGCGCGACCCCGACCGCGAGTCCGGTGCTCACCCAGGTCATGCCCTCGGTCAGTTTCGCGCGTGGTACGTGCTGTTCGATGAGGGACATCGTCGTGATCATCGTGGGAGCGATGGACAGCCCCGCAACGAACAGCGCCACGGCCAGGAACGGCAAGTTTCCGACCAGTAGGAGGGGGATCATACTCACGGCCATCGCGCATATGCCCAGCAGCCACCGGGCTTCGGCCGAGCCCTTGAAGTGCAACAGCCCGAACACGGCCCCCGCCAGGCAGGAGCCGGCCGCGTAGAGCGCCAGGACGACACTCGCGGCACCCTTGTGCCCCTGCTCCTCGGCGAAGGCCACGGTGACCACGTCGACGGCCCCGAAGATCGCCCCCGTAGCGACGAAGGTGGCCACCAGGACCTGGAGTCCGGCCGAGCTCATCGCCGAGCCGCGGTGGTGCTGCTCGCGCGGATGCGGCACGGGTTCGGTGGCCCGCTGGGCCGTCAGCCAGAAGACACCGACCGCCAGGAAGCAGGCCGCGAGCAGTGGTCCGGCCTCGGGGAACCACACCGTGGACAGGCCGATCGAGAGGATCGGCCCGAAGATGAAGCAGACCTCGTCGACCACGGACTCGAACGAGTACGCGGTGTGCAGCTGCGGGGTGTCCCGGTAGAGGGCGGCCCAGCGGGCCCGGACCATCGCGCCCATGCTGGGCACGCAGCCGATCCCGGCCGCGCAGAGGAACAGCACCCAGTCCGGCCAGTCGAAGTGCGCGGCGAGCAGCAGCCCGGCGGACGCGGCCAGCGCGAACAGGGTGACGGGGCGCAGCACCCGGCGCTGCCCGTACCGGTCCACCATCCGGGAGACCTGCGGACCCAGCGCCGCGGCCGCCAGCGCCATGGTCGCGGACAGCGCGCCCGCGAGCCCGTAGCGCCCGGTGAGCTGGGAGATCATGGTCACCACGCCGATGCCCATCATCGACAGCGGCATCCGGCCGAGGAAGCCCGCGGCGGAGAAGCCCTTGGAGCCGGGGGCGGTGAACAGGGCGCTGTACGGGCTGGGCACGGGTGTCTCCGGTGGGCTCGGCCCGGCCACCCGGTCACCATGGGCGTCCGAACTCCGGTAAGGCGTGAAGGTAGCCGATACAGCTTACGGGTTAGGTGACCCTAATGCACTCCTCGGGTCCGCCCCGGCCGTGGCCGTTGTCCCGCCGTCAGCGGCGGATGGCAGGATCGGACGCATGCCAGATGCGCTCGATGCCCGTCCCTACGACGCCCTGCTCCTGCTCTCGTTCGGCGGCCCCGAAGGCCCGGACGACGTGGTTCCGTTCCTGGAGAACGTGACGCGCGGGCGAGGCATCCCCAAGGAACGGCTCAAGGAAGTGGGCCGGCACTACTTCCTGTTCGGCGGGGTCAGCCCCATCAACGACCAGAACCGTGCCCTGCTCGACGCCCTCCGCAAGGACTTCGCGGAGCACGCCCTGGACCTCCCCGTGTACTGGGGCAACCGCAACTGGGCCCCCTACCTGACCGACACCCTGCGGGAGATGACCGCCGACGGCCGCCGCCGCGTCCTCGTCCTCGCCACCAGCGCCTACGCCTCGTACTCGGGCTGCCGTCAGTACCGCGAGAACCTCGCCGAGTCCCTGGCCGCGCTGGAGGCCGAGGGCCTGGAGCCGCCCCGGGTGGACAAGCTGCGGCACTACTTCAACCACCCGGGGTTCGTGCGCCCCATGATCGACGGCGTCCTGAAGTCCCTCGCCGACCTGCCCGAGGACGTACGGGAGGGCGCGCACCTCGCCTTCACGACCCACTCGATCCCGGACGCGGCGGCCGACACCTCCGGCCCCGTCGAGGACCACGGCGACGGCGGCGCCTACGTCGGACAGCACCTGGACGTGGCCCGGCTGATCGCCGACGCCGTGCGCGAGGAGACCGGGACCGAGCACCCCTGGCGGCTCGTCTACCAGTCGCGCTCCGGCGCCCCGCACATCCCCTGGCTGGAGCCCGACATCTGCGACCACCTGGAGGAGCTGCACGGCGCCGGG
It encodes:
- a CDS encoding MFS transporter — protein: MPSPYSALFTAPGSKGFSAAGFLGRMPLSMMGIGVVTMISQLTGRYGLAGALSATMALAAAALGPQVSRMVDRYGQRRVLRPVTLFALAASAGLLLAAHFDWPDWVLFLCAAGIGCVPSMGAMVRARWAALYRDTPQLHTAYSFESVVDEVCFIFGPILSIGLSTVWFPEAGPLLAACFLAVGVFWLTAQRATEPVPHPREQHHRGSAMSSAGLQVLVATFVATGAIFGAVDVVTVAFAEEQGHKGAASVVLALYAAGSCLAGAVFGLLHFKGSAEARWLLGICAMAVSMIPLLLVGNLPFLAVALFVAGLSIAPTMITTMSLIEQHVPRAKLTEGMTWVSTGLAVGVALGSSVAGWVIDAAGAKAGYGVPAVAGAVAVAVGFLGYRRLNRPVPQREGTHEHHSEREERHVA
- a CDS encoding D-arabinono-1,4-lactone oxidase — protein: MSTTVSGKSGTWRNWAGNVTARPVREVTPASVEELSAAIRAAADEGLKVKAVGTGHSFTAAAATDGVLIRPQLLTGIRALDREAGTVTVEAGTPLKRLNVALAREGLSLTNMGDIMEQTVSGATSTGTHGTGRDSASIAAQIKGLELVTADGSVLTCSEKENPEVFAAARLGIGALGVVTAITLSVEPLFLLTAREEPMTFDRVTADFDELFAENEHFEFYWFPHTGNCNTKRNNRSAGPERPVGRLGGWIEDEFLSNGVFQVANLLGRAAPAAIPAIAKISSRALSARTYTDIPYKVFTSPRRVRFVEMEYAVAREALVDTLRELKTMVDRSALRVSFPVEVRTAPADDITLSTASGRETAYIAVHMFRGTPYQAYFTAAERIFTAHEGRPHWGKVHTRDAEYFSRVYPRFGEFTALRDRLDPDRRFGNDYLRRVLGS